A segment of the Trifolium pratense cultivar HEN17-A07 linkage group LG7, ARS_RC_1.1, whole genome shotgun sequence genome:
ATGTATGAGTCTCAGTtgtatatatcaaaataaaaaaagaaatagattaGACCAACCGAAAAGAGCTTATGATCTAGTCTATCATGTTAAATAAGGTTTtcttaaaatacacaaaatagtttttatttttttatttttttaagtttgtttaaaaaaatccaGATTTGACTATAGGTTATCaaaaaagtctttcaaaatTACTAGACCGGCATAtttgaataaatataaataaaaacattatcatcattatcattatatTAAAGGAAAATATGTCTTGTGTTTGCATATAGAGTTTGTATTTGGTTTTGCTGAAACTTTAGGTATTATCACTTTCTAATGAGGGCTTTTGAAATTGTTTCTCAAAATAATTGGCACAATATCTGGATTTGAAATTAACTCTACCTTTGGTTGTTTCAGCTTTTCGAAACTCTGATAAATCAGTTTTTTGGTCTCTAAAGAACAAGTGGCTGATCTTATGGCTAACCATAGTCTTACTTTAATTTTGATAGCATATTGGCAAGAAGCTCCTTTGTTTATTAGGGATTGTTTTGATAAAAACAAGTTAGGTATGCATTGTTTTAGATTATGTTCTTGTTAATGGAGTTTTGATTTGGTCCCCTCCATGTAGTTTGGTTTTTTAGTTTGCTTGCTTAATATATTTTCGGTGGAGTGCGCTTTGATTCCACCtctttttggttaaaaaaaggTTTGTATTTTGTGTTAAATCAcaaatttgttaatatttttagtttatttaaaaatgttatattataataaaaaaatatgttatattaCTTATTGAcaaatgctaacgagtgtctCCGGAGCATTCTTTAAGACTTTAAgtaataagttttttatagaatttttatgggaatgtgtaaagtcaacgcattggaaattatAGTGTTagttttttgaataaaaagttttttaaatagaatgcttaaagagtgcgccggagacactcgttagcaagatcTTTTCTTATTTAAACGGGTTAACAAGCTGTATCCGAGTTTTAAAAAAGTCTATTTGACCTAAAATATCAGCTTATGAACAAGTAATATGTCATACTTAAGTAATTGATCAAGTCAAACTTAGtcttaataaatttaatatcaacCCTTATCATCCCCATTAATATTTTTGTTCACATAGTCTTTCTTGATTAAGACATAATCTTATAGTCCAAATCACAAATaattgtgaagaaaaaaaaataatgagagaCAAACTTTATGGTAATTAGGAAATCAAAGAAAGTTCTTCAATGATAATtagagaacaaaaaaaaaaattagcaagaacaaaaaatatatcttcTTTGCATCAATATAGAAATCTACATAAAGGGTTAATGAGATACTAAAAATCAGTGAGAGTTTTAAGTGTCAAGAAGCTAAATGGATTTGAGGAAGAAAGTGAGATACCATGTCCACCTTCAAAGTGGAAAATGAGTAAGCATTGATGAATGACTAGCATTGAATAAGATGACAAAGCGCAATACCAAACTATATGAGATATCTTGATCAACAAAAGAGACCAATACTAAAGTCAAGTCATGatctatttttatgaaaatgacccttttgtttatttttttggttcCTCAACTCTAGTGTTGGAGACATATGATTGGAGAATTCATGTTACTATAGTTTCAAATTCATAATCAATCAATGACATTATTAATGGAATCACAACCCATTTGAGTGCAATAGGAAAATATGTCTTGTGTTTGTTTATCACTATagaaaccaaaaaataaaaacaaatcttGATATATGATCAAGCACCTTATTCTTCTTACATGAGTCAATTTCAAGCTTCAATTCATGTCAAAAGAACAATATTTCAAAAGGGTAAATAGACTACTTGCTCTCTTTCTGTCTTCATGATAAAGgatatatttttcttagtttAACCTTTTCATTTCTTGGATCAAATTTAACTCCAACATGTAACTTTTGAAATGATGCGGTAGCtataagtttttgttttttttttaaacggaaaaatattattaataataaccggTTTCTCCACAAGACGAGCAGAGGTCGGGATAATCGGAATTACAAAACAAATGTGTtgtatataagcggaacaccaatGTAAAAGCTAAAAAACGGACACCAACTAGTACACACTCCACAGTCACCAGACCACCTAGAGCACACACCACAATCACCAGACCACCAAAGAGGATCATCAACCGACCCAAAAATATGCCATAAGACtctaactcccgatctcgaatAAAAAGTGATCGGCCCATCAGAATACAAAAAGCAGCTTTGTGGGGCAAAAATTAATGGGGCAATGACAAAATGAAAACCTAGGCAGTTAAGTCCCTAGCTCGCAGTCATCACCGATGCGAAAAAGGTCGACCAGATACAAAGAAACCTGCAAATCTCAGCAGATTTGGAAACCCTCAAAGACTAAAACACGAGTcatgcaaatctcaacagatttgtaAGCGGTCAGAGAATTCCGTATCGAGGAAAACCAGTTACACACAACATCAACCTCCCATCAGCGGCGCCAAAACCAACACCTCTACTTCGACACCTCACCACCACACCCTCGCAACACCTCCAACTCAGAACCGTCGCAGCCTCCGCCACACCACCCCTTCACTGATCTGACTCAGCCACCACCATCCCAAATTAGAACCATCACAACCACCACACTCCCAGATCCGTCGCGAGCACCTAGGCAAAAAACCACCACCGTACTAGTGACAGAACAAAAACAGAACCCCAATTCTTTCGACGTGGAGACCAGAGCAAACCGAAACAAGCTACAAACATTCAAAACCGCCGGCAAAATTATTAATTGAGTAAATATCTAATTGAACTTAGAACCTTATACATACTACTCAAACCGGTTTAAACTTAGTGACTTCCAACATTTAGCACTTAAATTGAATAGTATATTGTTTAAATTGGTTTATGGTACCAAATATTGATAAACTTATTAGTCTCTCTTTTTGGCGTAAATCAGATAGCCTTTatgcgcaactgcagagactaattttTCGAGCTTTGTAGGATTCAAAAAGCCACAAACTGTCCCTAATTTTAACTATGTTGCATGTCCAAGTCAAAAACGAACCTAAGACATTGGTTAAGTTAGAAGAGACATGTCATCTCATCTAATAGCTCTTAAATTGATCAAGTTAGTCTATGATAATTTGGATAATGTCAAAATCTAACTGAGAGACTAACTTAATTAAGATTTGGTAATCCAAAAACCCAATTTAAAATATCTCTATAAAGAAAAGGGGGGTTGATTTAAGCGTCTAGAGTAAGAAATTAACCATTTTAGAAAATTTACTTATTATTAAttgtatctatttttttatgaaattaattGTATCTAGCTAGTGCTTAATTTTAGTTGCACGCCATACATATGAGTGAGTCAGTAAggtaatatatttatatatccaAAGACTATGTAATAACCTTGAAGacacaaaacaaattaaaatatcatgatGCCATAACTTTATCAAACCTTTAAGTATTTACTTATCTTCCAAATACTTCCATGTGCTATACTTTCATAGAATGTGTCAAATGTCAATTGGTCAAGACACATCTTGGtgacttataaaatattttaattataatgtCATATACAATAAATTAACCAAAGATATGTATGTATTCACTAAAATTAGGGAAAAGctataagaaaaagttaattGGCCGGCTTGACTATAGGAACATATATTAACAATGTAAAGAATTAGTTGTCACATTGGTGGTTCATATGCAGAGGGGGAGGAATAGTAGGTGTAGGTGACAATTTATTTATAGTGAGAATCCTTAATTAGTTTGAAAATGTTCTAAGATATGCTGGCTTTGCAGGGTCCTTCAAACTTAGGCTTTAATTATGTCACCGTCACGGCCGGTTTAAGCAACTATGTTGAGGTCTATGTACTACAACTATCTATACAATTTGACAATTAATAACATCCAATTATGTGAAAATAAAACTGGATTtgtattccaatttttttttttgacaagagaaaacttaattcatttcatttaaCAAAAGATGATCAATACAACGAGAAATCAACTCGAAAATACGGCGACTAGTCATGGAATAGGCCGCTCTAGCTAGGGAGTGAGCAACCATATTCGCTTGTCGCTTTACAAACTTTACCTCAAAGTTAGGATTCGACACTAATAGCGACTTAATATATGAAATCAACATACTAAATTCAGAAATTCCTACTTGACTAGAAGAGATAGCATCAACTACAACTttagagtcactttcaaatatgacatgAGAGAAGCCTCTTTGTATCATTTCACTCATTGCTTCCTTGATGGCCATGGCTTCTCCCTCCATTGTATTGAGTTTTGCTTGCATGATATTGGTTCCTGCGAGTAAGAATCGCCCTCTTTGGTCTCTAGCACACCATCCCCAACCTGTTGCTGCTTGTGTCTCGAAGAAGCTTGCGTCAGCGTTACATTTCACATAGCCCAAAGGTGGTGGCTGCCACTTCTGTTCTGCTGATCTGTCATGTAGCAGCTGCTGTTCTTGCTGTTGTTGGTCGCCAAGAAGGCCTTGAACCGTCGCCCATTCATGCCAAAAGTGTGCCGCTTGCATACCGATTTGTTGAGCACTTAATTTGCTGTTATTCCACACACAATTGTTGCGATTTTGCCATAAACACCAAAGTATGACTGCTACTTTTCCAGCCACTTGATTGTTCTCATTCCTGCAAATATCAAAAATTAAAGCACTTATATTATGGAAACTGTTCACTCGGGGTTGTATGACATGATTCAGCCCCATATGGTTCCAAGCTTCCATGCTTCCTACACAGAAGCATTCGGTTAGGTACTTAGGTGTGAGCCGGATTTCAAGTTGATAGTTGTGAAAAATC
Coding sequences within it:
- the LOC123896465 gene encoding uncharacterized protein LOC123896465, whose protein sequence is MEAWNHMGLNHVIQPRVNSFHNISALIFDICRNENNQVAGKVAVILWCLWQNRNNCVWNNSKLSAQQIGMQAAHFWHEWATVQGLLGDQQQQEQQLLHDRSAEQKWQPPPLGYVKCNADASFFETQAATGWGWCARDQRGRFLLAGTNIMQAKLNTMEGEAMAIKEAMSEMIQRGFSHVIFESDSKVVVDAISSSQVGISEFSMLISYIKSLLVSNPNFEVKFVKRQANMVAHSLARAAYSMTSRRIFELISRCIDHLLLNEMN